In Daucus carota subsp. sativus chromosome 4, DH1 v3.0, whole genome shotgun sequence, one DNA window encodes the following:
- the LOC108216738 gene encoding uncharacterized protein LOC108216738 yields MSDDEAKQRYQNIVVMRHGDRIDNFDPSWAINAERKWDPPLIEAGKTRAFNTGRKLRENLGFPIHRIFASPFLRCLQTAAGVLSGLCSDYGDPTRIDVTNLKVSIEYGLCEMLNTTAIRPPMAPEDRNFTFNILECEAIFPGGTVDHTVKPVYQKLPTWEETVAAARDRYVDVIKALADRYPSENLLLVTHAEGVGVSVSAFAKEDLTVYEVEYCAYSELQRFISFDKDNTCTANNLEVVLDQVVKTGISYYSASKLPSEP; encoded by the exons ATGTCGGACGACGAAGCTAAACAACGCTACCAGAACATCGTGGTAATGAGACACGGGGATCGCATAGACAACTTCGACCCATCCTGGGCGATAAATGCGGAGAGAAAGTGGGACCCGCCACTAATTGAAGCGGGCAAGACCCGGGCTTTTAATACGGGTCGGAAACTTCGGGAGAATCTGGGTTTTCCCATCCACCGGATCTTTGCTTCTCCCTTTCTTAGGTGTCTTCAAACTGCTGCTGGAGTTCTTTCGGGTCTGTGCTCAGATTATGGTGACCCGACCCGGATTGATGTTACTAACTTAAAG GTATCAATCGAATATGGTTTGTGTGAGATGTTAAACACCACTGCCATAAGGCCTCCAATGGCTCCTGAAGATCGTAACTTTACCTTTAACATCTTAGAGTGTGAAGCTATATTTCCTGGTGGGACAGTTGATCATACTGTAAAGCCAGTGTATCAAAAG ttgCCAACATGGGAAGAAACAGTGGCAGCAGCTAGAGATAGATATGTGGATGTTATTAAGGCTCTTGCTGATAGATACCCTTCAGAAAACTTGTTGCTCGTCACACATG CTGAAGGAGTCGGAGTATCAGTTTCTGCATTTGCAAAAGAAGATTTAACTGTATACGAAGTTGAGTATTGTGCATATTCAGAATTACAGAGATTTATCTCTTTTGACAAAGACAATACATGTACTGCAAACAATCTTGAGGTGGTCCTGGATCAAGTAGTTAAAACTGGTATTAGCTACTATTCAGCCAGTAAACTTCCAAGTGAACCCTAA